A stretch of the Cyanobacterium stanieri LEGE 03274 genome encodes the following:
- a CDS encoding PulJ/GspJ family protein → MKNYKLLFKLLQQPNDQGITLTELLVALVISGIVLTATTSGFINVLRANRDVESKGTQLSNLTRALTFIQEDIKPGVSVTVSEISDSQCTDVDSRCLIIESDNGNQIYYGFKDISGDTSTFLKPGILKRQEYDGSGNALDYKGDTLPSSEIEEQQTAWQEEFTTVADGLEINAQDPVCDDGGTITWGNGTTPTLYGDTGNGFRFCIDETRNRLARIFLYGHIIDSNTILNVDSFSFARSNQPASP, encoded by the coding sequence ATGAAAAACTATAAACTTTTATTCAAACTGTTACAACAACCAAATGATCAAGGAATCACCCTCACAGAATTATTAGTGGCGTTGGTTATTAGTGGTATTGTTTTAACCGCCACTACCAGTGGTTTTATCAATGTATTACGAGCCAATCGGGATGTAGAATCGAAAGGTACTCAATTAAGTAATTTAACTAGAGCGTTAACCTTCATACAAGAAGATATTAAACCTGGTGTATCTGTTACAGTTTCTGAAATTTCAGATTCTCAATGCACAGATGTTGATTCTAGGTGTTTAATAATTGAATCAGATAACGGAAATCAAATTTATTATGGATTTAAAGATATTAGTGGAGATACTTCAACATTCTTAAAACCTGGTATTTTGAAAAGACAAGAGTATGATGGTAGCGGAAATGCTTTAGATTATAAAGGAGATACATTACCATCATCTGAAATAGAAGAACAACAAACTGCATGGCAGGAAGAGTTTACGACTGTTGCTGATGGTTTAGAAATAAACGCTCAAGATCCCGTTTGTGATGATGGGGGTACAATTACTTGGGGAAATGGCACTACTCCCACTCTTTATGGAGATACAGGAAATGGTTTTCGTTTTTGTATCGACGAAACTCGAAATCGACTCGCTCGAATATTTTTATATGGTCATATCATAGACAGTAATACTATACTTAACGTTGATAGTTTTAGTTTTGCTAGAAGTAACCAACCTGCATCACCTTAA
- a CDS encoding PilW family protein, which produces MNSKIKAFNLRALLVKLRKNNPVSGTTLTELLTGVVIGGVVITATTSGFINVLRANQRVETKSVRMAGLNKALNYLQEDIKQAKFITAEKGGNCTSTAVNSEYCLVLTFADDTELRPGCSGEKPKIYYGYRDIRSGEQIWLKPGMLRRKIVCETGAGNWIAVADGLISVNEDNPVGDKTPSEFCNQEGVNLSSPSAVYGGNSSGKGGFRFCLDNDNLNNRLVRIFLYGHIIGENPLNVNVITFARAGQN; this is translated from the coding sequence ATGAACAGTAAAATAAAAGCATTTAACCTTCGTGCCTTACTCGTTAAATTGCGAAAAAATAATCCTGTTTCTGGTACTACTCTCACCGAGTTATTGACGGGCGTAGTGATAGGCGGCGTAGTTATTACAGCAACAACCAGTGGGTTTATCAATGTACTTCGTGCTAACCAAAGAGTAGAGACAAAAAGTGTGAGAATGGCAGGACTAAATAAAGCCCTTAATTACTTACAAGAAGATATTAAACAAGCTAAATTTATCACTGCTGAAAAAGGTGGTAATTGTACCTCTACCGCAGTTAATTCGGAATATTGTTTAGTATTAACTTTTGCTGATGATACAGAATTGAGACCTGGCTGTAGTGGTGAAAAACCAAAAATTTATTATGGTTATCGTGATATTCGTAGTGGTGAGCAGATATGGCTAAAACCAGGGATGCTGAGGCGAAAGATAGTTTGCGAAACTGGGGCAGGAAATTGGATTGCTGTGGCAGATGGGTTGATAAGTGTCAATGAGGATAATCCCGTAGGCGATAAAACCCCTTCAGAATTTTGTAATCAGGAAGGTGTAAATTTATCCTCTCCTTCTGCCGTGTATGGGGGTAATAGCAGTGGTAAGGGCGGTTTTCGTTTTTGTTTAGACAACGATAACCTTAATAATCGGTTGGTGAGAATTTTTCTTTATGGGCATATTATTGGGGAAAATCCTCTTAATGTTAATGTTATCACCTTCGCTCGTGCGGGACAGAATTAG
- a CDS encoding zeta toxin family protein — MANIYVFSGANGSGKTTTAFEIMPNFLEVFEYVNADEIAKGLSPFNPESVAIQAGKIMLKRLNHLKSSQQNFAFETTLSGHNYIRFLRECKQLGYTINLLFFWLNSPDLAISRVKQRVKAGGHNIPENIIYRRYHRGLNNLFNYYLPMCDNWFIYDNSQFPTALIAKFSADTDLVVVNQSQWTQFNTNYL; from the coding sequence ATGGCTAATATTTATGTGTTCAGTGGAGCAAATGGATCGGGAAAAACGACTACTGCTTTTGAAATTATGCCTAATTTTTTAGAAGTATTTGAATATGTCAATGCCGATGAAATAGCCAAAGGATTATCCCCTTTTAATCCTGAATCAGTCGCTATTCAGGCGGGAAAAATAATGTTAAAAAGGCTCAATCATTTAAAAAGTAGTCAACAAAATTTTGCTTTTGAAACAACTTTATCAGGTCATAATTACATTCGTTTTCTTAGAGAATGTAAGCAATTAGGATATACAATTAATTTATTATTCTTTTGGTTAAATAGTCCAGATTTAGCAATTTCAAGAGTTAAGCAACGAGTAAAAGCAGGAGGGCATAATATTCCTGAAAATATAATTTATCGTCGCTATCATCGAGGTTTAAATAATTTATTCAATTACTATTTACCCATGTGCGATAACTGGTTTATTTACGATAACTCTCAATTTCCTACTGCCTTAATAGCAAAATTTTCAGCAGATACTGATTTAGTTGTTGTAAACCA